Genomic segment of Malus domestica chromosome 15, GDT2T_hap1:
TTTAGGGAATATTATATGAAGGCACAACACACGTATGAATCAAAAATTAATGATTAGATACTGTGTAAAAAATAAGTATGTGACATGTGAGAAGGAAAACTTCTTCCTAAtgacaaataataaaataaaacatttcactagaacaaataaaatgcacatcaccaatgtttaaaatattggTAGAAATATTAATATGCAAATTTGCAGAAATATCAATAGAAATTATTAAATATCAATATCAATATCAATTGCGGGAATATCATATGAAGGCACAACACACGTATGATCAAGAATTAATAATTAGATACTGTGTTAAAAATAAGTAGGTGACATTGAGAAGGAAAACTTCTATCTAATgacaaattataaaataaaacatttcactAGAACGAATAAATTGCACATTACTTAATTGAAACTTGCATCATGAAAGCAACACaagttttattaaattaaactaaTACCATATAGAATGCATAAGTTCATAGAGTTAAAACTGATAGTCAATTTTCATCTTTCATTTTGATTAAGTCTTCCTGCATAGTACTTTCAAATTGCACAATCTTCAAATATATGATAGATTGAAAACTGAATTaaatagaaaaaagaaaggaagaaggaaaCGTAGAAAAGCAAACGAAGAAGAAAACTTGACCActagtttgcaaatttttttgccaaaaattATGCAAGGATACATAAAATATAGAGGAAATTGACTGATTTTCGAAAGTATCAAGGGCTATGGGTGAAATGTACACTTCACCCTCCTTTCCATATCGTTCCCTGAATATTTGGATATTTCCGTGGAGATATCGAGCATATACATGATATTGCAAACACTGGTTGCAGATCAAACAATATACCAAAACAAATTATTGTCCACCGAAAGGTTTATGGTATTAAAAAGCATGTGGTTTGAAGATCATGAGTTGAACATTCAAAtggttaattaatttttaggtACTAAGAAAGATTATTCATCCTCGTGAGGGAAATtatgaattgatatttggtccagaagtatcATATCATAGAGAAGTATGTGCTTTACTGTATTTAGCAAAATACATTGAATTAGATGTTACATTTCCTATGAAGCACAATACCAACATATGGGTATTAGAATGAAGTAAAGTTTATCTATTgatatctccaagaaattacagacATGTGCTTGTTCTATTCCAATGAACTCATTAATAGCCATGGCCTTATTGTGCAAACAAAATTTGAATATCTCTCTTGTATGTATAAAGATCGCTCACAGAAAGAACTAAGTAATGGAAATTGGAGAAACACGTTCAAAGCTAATATGGTGCACAACCTCACCAACTATCTGCCAAAGTTTTCACTTCAGAAGCTCAAGAATTGCACCAACACACATTGGTATGATGAGAAGTTAGTTAATCTAAGCTTATTCTAATCAGGGGGAGATATCACCAAGGTGAGCGTCTAAGAGTATGCTACATGAGCAAAGtatttttgtttcctttaaaACCATCCATTCATCTCATGAGTTATTggacaaattttaaaaacagtCAATTAAATACTTGTGGTCATCTAAGAGAGAGTGTTATAAAAGTGGATGACCCACATGAAGAAATATGCATCATCTACCATTTTATGTCAGCCAACAAATGTTGAAGGTTTGGTACCTACTTTCACATCTCTTAGCCTTAACAGAGAAGATATAGTTTTCCTATATAAAGACCTACAACTCACAAATATGCAAACATAATAGAGAAGCAAGCATGTTATCACTTGTTTCcattattttgtaatttcagTTTGATAATGAGAGAGACTGATGCTATTGCTTCGAGGATGTAAACACACTTGCTGAACCTCGTAAATATTATGTCTCACTTATTTTATTCCACTGTATACATATCCTTAATTTCACAACAATTCTATGATTTTCAACATATTTTCTCAACCCCTAGGCCTTaggggtgcgtttgttgcaccggactatctcagACTAGACTAGCtacagggactaagctggactggcttagactagactaagctggactaacttagtgaagcgtttggtgcagtgtcggactaagaagcaggataatgaaATCAatactgttcaccagatttgtgtttgcttagactaaGACTACATTATTGTTCTATTTTAATAGCTCCAATACATGTGCCCAACAAATTTTTGCCActgtgtaatagagtaatgctacaaatctcatgatatgggttaattggagcatatttttgccatgtatattatgaatcttaaaaaaagagacaattgttttgtttctagcACCTGCTAATAGAAATGGGACATACTATTTATAAATAGTTGAGTTTAATATGCAAATATAGCTTGGTTTAAACTTTAtcacccaaaagaagaaaaaaaaatagtgcccaatacatgcaacttcaacaaatgcAAGTACATAAGAAGATACTTGTGACAAGTCAATCTTTGCCATTGATTGACTCTTAAAACATCATTCACTAAACTTTCATCCAGGATATTTTACAAAATGCCAGTTAACTATAGTATAGCATTCCAAagtagatctccataatttacaaaatcctagttaacattagccaaaatacttcatagtgcaaagctaagttataagtcaTAACCTAAGATTGTacgattaataaaatacatccatgtcaaAAGGCACCACATAATATATTCATCCGCTTGCTTTGTCActtaaaagcctttggacgaacactttcttgagttccgatttgattgccctgaacactcccacattGTGTATGCGCATGATTGTGCTTAATCCTACATTGCAGAGATCATCATCATTATTTATCATTGCCAAAAcacatttttaatctttttcaaCCAAAGGTCAATAAGGTGTATCTATTATCTACGTGTTTTCTACAAAAACTTTAcaatttcacacacacacacacacacacacagagtacacacatagacacacacacacacacaaagcgcgcgcgcgcacacacacagagcacgcgcgcccacacacacacacacacagagtacacaCATGGAAGACTCCCATGCTTAGTAAACTTTGCAGCATTAAGAAATACAACGACACTGCCCTGATGTGCACTTGATCCACGTTCAGGGTTGTCCATATTGAATATATTGTCAAACATTGCACCCAGAACACATCCTAATATCATACACATCAGACAAGacataaaaataatacaaaGACGTACTTCTTATCACATTATAAGTAGAAATCACGAAACTCTTCCATCCTTACTGCAGCCACAACAAGAAGTAAACCAAGTCATGCAATATGCCATATGTTCTTATCTCTATTTACTTTAAATTATTGAAGGGGCTACTAGTACGTTTTTATTCAACGAATCTGAAGAAATATCACACTGTGAACTTAAAGTAAACAACAGTAACTAAACTACTTAATGCAGCACCCATATACTCCTATGAATTGCAAGCCACAGTAACAAGTATAACCCAAGTCATGTAATACGACAATGCCATACTTTAAGACAATGTTCTTTTTTCTATCAACTTTAAATCATTCAAATGCTAGTTGCGTTTCTATTCCACAAAATTGACGAAAATCATGTTGTGAAACTTACTAAAACCATACCAACAGAATCAAAACTACAGGACACAACAACTGGTTCTGTAGACAGGATATAACAAAACCACATACTTCAACCAATTGCAATCAATATATGAATCTATATCATATATTCTCGATAAAGTTGGAGTTCCAATTCTACCTTCCCACAATGCCATCCCCGGATACGTCTAACAACGGATATATGAATTCTTCAATGTCATCTTTCGTTCCCTTCTCATAAATCCCCTGAAAACCCACAAAAAGGGAAGCAAAATAAAGTAAATGGGCATATGATAAAACTCAAAAATACGAAACAAATAGCGCAAAATTCACAAGAttttcaaggaaaaaaaaattactttggCAATAACTAAGTCTTCAAAGGTGAGCTTTCCATTTTTGCTTTGCTGGGTAACTAAGTCGAACATCCTATCTCCGAGAGCTCCCTTTAGTCCGAAATAAGTCTGCAAAAACAGAATGTGGGTAGGACTTGCAATTTTGACAACTTTGGCATTCTAAATTCCCAAGTTCCATCTCATcttatgaaaaccccaaattctaatctcaatttcacctaaatatcaaaaccctaatttgttcaagtgcagaggtctatgattgaaaatttctcaaacccaaaacaacaaaatcaaataaagctcAGTAATATCACGATCTGCAACACAAATCGACGAAATAAATCGAAGATTCGAAGTTTACCAGACAACTCGAGGCAGATGAGGGCGAGCAGATGCAGATGAGGGAAGACGCAgagatgagggtgaggaggacgACGATGAGGGAGCACAGCAAGGATGACGATGAGGGAGCACGCAGAGATGAGGACGATGAGGGAAGACACAGAAAATCTCTCGTGGTTTTCTCTGGCTTACGAGTCCGCCCAAAATTGGGGATCCTCGTTAAGAACGGCTAAGGAGGCGTATAATCCGAGCGAGTCCGTGCTAAGCCCATTAAACCTAATCCTGGTGCAGACCAAACAAATGATTATAGtatagtccagtccagtcctccCTAATCCGGTCAAACAAACGGACCTAGTAGTCCTTTCCTGGATGTAGTCAAGAAGTCAATAACGAAGCCAATCTACCAATCCGAGTCCCAATCCAACACACGAAGCAGTTGAACAACTCGTTAACCAAGCAAGTCTCAAGTTCCCTCTTCTCCCCCTCAAAACTTTTCATTTCACATCTCACTGCCTTCGCTGTTCTAGGTGTTGGGCGTTGTTGTTTCCAACAATGTCAGCAGCTATCTCAAGCTCCCTTTTTTCTCTCGCTCCTGCTCAGTCACTCACCCAACCCAGAAACCTAAGAATCCTTCACTCTCCCACCTCTCTTGCTCTTCcaatttctccttctctttgtctcaAATCCAATCGCCACCCCAATCTCTTCGCATGTTGTTCTCTAAATGTACAAGACAGCACAGCCCAAGACACACCCATTGAAAAGCGTAaagtctttctcctttttttttgtcaatttcataattttctggGTTTGAATATGGATTTGTTTCTGAAGAAATTGATATGGGTCTTCACAGAATACCCAGCATTTCCTACGGTAATGGATATTAATCAGATACGTGAAATCTTGCCCCACAGGTAAGTGTTGATTTTTGTTTCCTTAGAGTGTTTGATgtttttaatgttgtttttgAGGTTGTTGTGGGTTGTGTTACAGGTTCCCTTTTCTTCTAGTGGATAGAGTGATTGAGTACAATCCTGGGGTTTCAGCTGTTGCTATTAAGAATGTGACCATAAATGATAACTTTTTCCCTGGCCACTTCCCAGAAAGGCCTATTATGCCTGGAGTTCTCATGATTGAGGTACTACTTATTCGCATGCTCTCCTATGTTTTTTTGTCTACAATACATATTCCGCTTAATTATAGTATACTCGCAGATAAAACCGGCAAGAGTTAAAAAAATGCATAGTAGAATCCGTTCCTTTGAGAAAATTAATGTCGGGCTGAGTTATAACTATTGCCACTTGTTCTTTGTCCTAAATTTGTAAACGGCGAATGGGCAATGCATTTGACATGACTCATGGCTGTTGGTTGGCTTCTTTGGATATCTGTAATAATTTCATGAATTGGTTCTTTCATCATTGTGTCGGTTTGGTGTCTAACTTCTAGAATGGTCCAGCAATGCAAACTTCAGCGTTTATCCTATGAGAAAATATTTTATGCTTATAAGGGATTTGCTCTTGCATCAACATAGGTGTGAGATGAAATTTTCTAAATGGTTAATGCATGTgcttttgagaaatgtgggtGCATAAGAAAGATTTGTGTTGAATGAGTTACCAAGGCAGAAGGGCGCAGGGACACATGTTTCTCGATCATCCATGGGATGCATGTTGAGACTGAGTTTATCTAAAATTGAAATTGATGTTAACACTCTTGCAAAGGAGTCTATAGGGGAAAGCATTGATTATTTAGTGGTTCACTGTCCAGTAGCTTTATATTGATGAGGAAGGATTTCTAAGTAAACGGGGGTCTGTATGGTTATAGCATGAAATGTTGGCAGTTATCTGGGTTAATTTTATGGCACTGCTGTTGAGCTAGCAAGTCAATAAAGTAGTGTTTCAATTTACCAGTTTTGTTAGAGTTTTATTTTCTccgtgaaaaagaaaaaaataagatcATGCAAGAGTGCCCATATGACAAAGAAAGTTGTAAAGCATAGTGTATTGTTTCTTCCATTATTAATAAACAAAGTTTAACAAAGCATATGAACTTCCTGGTGGGTTGGGTTAGGGGATATGGGTACTATGTTGAGAAAGGGCTATTAAGCTAGAATGCAAATGGTCGAAAATGTACCAAGACGTGATTTATAAAATTCATCTGCAAATTCACTTGCCTTATGTTTTCTGAAGTCCATAAATTGGTCATCTGTGTATGGTTTCATATGTGGACGGATATATGTAACCAAACTCTGTTTGGTGGGCAGCAGAGTTCTTTGCAAAACAAGATTTGTGTTGTTGAGCTAGACATGTGTATGTTGTTGAGCCATTCCATGTTGATTTATTCTTCTCGTGGTTGTTAAAATATTGGGTTGGTCTTAACTCTCAAGCTCATATTTCTGCATCTAAAAGAATCCCAgatcttttgtgttgaagtgtGGAATTTATTAGAAATAGTTGTATATGTGCATAGAAGACATTTTATGATTGCTATGGACACTTCAGAGTAAAATTTGATTTGTTTCTGAAGTGAAATTTTTGTAGCAGCATATTCTTATCGAATTTAATGAAGCTTTTCAAGATCTTTGTTCAAGACACTGTTCTGAAAATCTCCGCCTAGCGCCGCCTCGGCCcagcctaggcgctaggcgacTAGCTATCTCCCCAATTAATgtctaggcgtttgaaaattaagaaaaggcaCCTAGGCCgctaggttgcgactcacttagatagaaaattgtaagagatttgttgaatacttaaatgaacacatattatatgcttgttcctcgtgtttttttccttttgttccaatacgatgaaattatatatattttaagtataagcaAACACTTATTAAAATGAAAtgtaatagatttacttaaattcgtCTTGTCCTTTTAGGCGCGCACCTAGCctcctaggcgctaggccccagcccgccgCTCGACTAGCACCtagtgtcttttagaaccttggttcaAGATGGAGCTTTTTTCACTTTTGTGCCTTTTTCCTAGTTACTGAAATAGTCTCCTGGATTTTGTATCAAGAGATATTTTAGTCCATTAGAGTGATATATTTGGCTAGTTGCAAGTTGGAAGACTCATTTATGTGATAGATAAGGCCAAATTAGAGATTCAGCTTCTCTAACCCAGAGTTTGGTTTGAGTACAATATAGCCTTCGATGTAACAATTTTCCCAAGGAACAACTCTCGGATTGATCACTTAATACACTAGGAAATGGCTTTTCAGACCCCTTAAGGAAGCCAATGGGTCCAACTTCTACATGATTTAATTCGTTATATTAATACACTCTTTGATGGATTCAATTTTGGGTGCCATGGGATGcaactaggttttttttttttttttgaaggggGGGAATGGGggaggaggggggggggggggtgggggtcGTGGTGGTTGGGTCCGTGTGTTGGTGTTTGGTTTGGGATACTCTAACTCCGTCTTCTATGACGAGAAAAAGATTTGGGAAAAAAAGTATCTCCATTGTGTATGCTCTCTTTCATATGGTATTGGTTCTTTTTCTAAGGCATTTTGTGTTTAATCTGTCTGTTCCAGTACATTTGTGGTGataaaatgttttttatttcaaGCAGTTTTGAACTGCTCATGGCGCATGCTGATCAAATCAAAATCAACCGTCAGTTCAGTTTTCAACTAACTTTGCTACTTGTTCCTTTCTGTTGTAGTGAAAAAAAATCTACTAAACTTC
This window contains:
- the LOC103404910 gene encoding uncharacterized protein, whose translation is MSAAISSSLFSLAPAQSLTQPRNLRILHSPTSLALPISPSLCLKSNRHPNLFACCSLNVQDSTAQDTPIEKQYPAFPTVMDINQIREILPHRFPFLLVDRVIEYNPGVSAVAIKNVTINDNFFPGHFPERPIMPGVLMIEAMAQVGGIVMLQPEVGGSRDNFFFAGIDKVRFRKPVIAGDTLVMRMTLVKFQKRFGIAKMEGKAYVGGDLVCEGEFLMASGSV